In Symphalangus syndactylus isolate Jambi chromosome 14, NHGRI_mSymSyn1-v2.1_pri, whole genome shotgun sequence, one DNA window encodes the following:
- the FADS6 gene encoding fatty acid desaturase 6: MCHMCHVRGELLSATTNSPLGGAGVGGVSVPLTPPSLLPGAGSHRRVASPPRHSQRIGRLQALLRELEVLVQDVVRTSSWWERQGVDCAILALSLLALLAGFLCLRSENALVFASGITVLGVCHYTLTVKGSHLATHGALTESKRWSKIWLLFFVEVCTAFTAEHATHGHVKMHHAYTNVVGLGDSSTRRLPCLNRYVYMFLAPFLLPIATPLVAVKRLRKVECGTALRTLALISLGLYSHYWLLLNMSGFKNPSLALGCMFLTRSLLAHPYLHVNIFQHIGLPMFSRDSKPRQIHMMSLGVLNLARLPVLDWAFGHSIISCHMEHHLFPRLSDNMCPKVKPVVSQFLREKQLPYNEDS; encoded by the exons ATGTGTCATATGTGTCACGTGCGAGGGGAGCTGCTCAGTGCCACTACGAATA GCCCTCTgggcggggcgggggtggggggtgtctcCGTGCCCCTGACGCCTCCGTCCCTACTACCCGGGGCTGGGTCTCACCGCAGAGTCGCCTCCCCGCCCCGCCACTCCCAGCGCATCGGCCGGCTCCAGGCGCTGCTGCGGGAGCTGGAGGTGCTGGTGCAGGACGTGGTGAGGACGAGCTCCTGGTGGGAGCGCCAGGGTGTGGACTGCGCCATCCTCGCCCTCAGCCTCCTCGCCTTGCTGGCAG GGTTCCTGTGCCTGCGCTCGGAGAATGCCCTGGTCTTTGCATCGGGCATCACCGTCTtgggtgtgtgccactacacacTCACTGTCAAGGGCAGCCACCTGGCCACTCACGGGGCCCTCACCGAGTCCAAACGCTGGAGCAAGATCTGGCTGCTTTTCTTTGTGGAA GTGTGCACAGCCTTCACTGCAGAGCATGCCACGCACGGGCATGTCAAGATGCACCATGCCTACACCAACGTGGTGGGCCTGGGGGACTCCAGCACGCGGAGGCTGCCTTGCCTCAACCGCTATGTCTACATGTTCCTtgctcctttcctcctccccatcGCCACTCCACTGGTGGCTGTCA AGCGGCTGAGGAAGGTGGAGTGCGGGACGGCCCTGCGGACGCTGGCCCTGATTTCCCTGGGCCTTTATTCTCACTACTGGCTGCTCCTGAACATGTCAGGCTTCAAGAACCCCAGCTTGGCCCTGGGCTGCATGTTCCTCACCAGATCCCTGTTGGCCCACCCCTACCTCCACGTCAACATCTTCCAG CACATCGGACTGCCCATGTTCTCCCGGGACAGCAAGCCCCGCCAGATTCACATGATGAGCCTGGGTGTGCTTAACCTGGCCCGGCTGCCCGTGCTGGACTGGGCATTCGGCCACTCGATAATCAGCTGCCACATGGAACACCACCTCTTCCCCAGGCTGTCTGATAACATGTGCCCGAAG GTGAAGCCCGTGGTGTCCCAGTTCCTCCGTGAGAAGCAGCTACCGTACAACGAGGACTCGTAG